A section of the Roseovarius sp. W115 genome encodes:
- the ubiB gene encoding 2-polyprenylphenol 6-hydroxylase produces the protein MRGPHNILRLIRTGATLERTGAMRLIMDAMDAPPLVRGTMRFLAWPFQWLGYKGDTSMPPALRALTALGPAYIKFGQVFSTRPDIVGDDLATELRVLQDKLPPFSVAKAKASVAQELGHDVDALFTEFSEPVAAASIAQVHKARLKDTGDPVAVKVLRPGIEKAFRKDIDAFYFVARMIELLSPSSRRLRPREVIQHFEGVVQGELDLRLEAASASEFATNITDDQGFALPAIRWDMSNRRVMTMEWADGVPMGDNDGLDQAGHDRAELGERVLQLFLNHALRDGFFHADMHQGNLKVRADGDIIAYDFGIMGHIDEYTRRVYAEILYGFIKRDYRRVAEVHFEAGYVPANQDVDEFARALRAVGEPIFGMDATHISMGGLLSYLFEVTERFGMETRTELILLQRTMVVVEGVARSLNPQINIWQVAKPVVENYIRKNLGPGAALRDLQKTMMVLSRYGPRLPQIVEQALIRQSTPQVETKPAIRWKSVFWLFLGIALGGMTAALITLLS, from the coding sequence GTGCGCGGGCCACACAATATTCTGCGCCTGATCCGCACGGGGGCAACGCTTGAACGCACAGGTGCCATGCGTCTTATCATGGATGCGATGGATGCGCCGCCGCTGGTGCGCGGCACGATGCGCTTTCTGGCCTGGCCGTTTCAGTGGCTGGGCTACAAGGGTGATACCTCAATGCCGCCTGCGCTGCGCGCACTCACGGCCCTTGGCCCGGCCTATATCAAATTTGGTCAGGTGTTTTCGACGCGGCCCGACATCGTGGGTGATGATCTGGCTACCGAATTGCGCGTTTTGCAGGACAAGCTGCCGCCCTTCAGCGTGGCCAAGGCCAAAGCAAGCGTCGCACAAGAGCTTGGCCATGACGTTGACGCGCTTTTCACCGAGTTTAGCGAACCGGTCGCGGCGGCGTCGATTGCACAAGTTCACAAGGCGCGCCTGAAAGACACAGGTGACCCGGTGGCCGTCAAAGTTTTGCGGCCCGGTATTGAGAAAGCGTTCCGCAAGGACATCGACGCGTTTTATTTTGTCGCGCGCATGATTGAGCTGTTGTCGCCATCTTCTCGACGGCTGCGGCCGCGGGAAGTGATTCAGCATTTTGAAGGCGTGGTGCAGGGCGAACTGGATCTTCGGCTTGAAGCTGCATCGGCCAGCGAGTTTGCCACCAACATCACAGATGATCAGGGCTTTGCGCTTCCCGCTATTCGCTGGGACATGTCAAACCGGCGTGTGATGACAATGGAGTGGGCCGATGGTGTGCCCATGGGTGACAATGACGGATTGGATCAGGCAGGGCATGATCGGGCTGAGCTTGGCGAGCGTGTCTTGCAGCTTTTCCTGAACCATGCACTGCGCGACGGGTTTTTTCACGCGGACATGCATCAGGGCAATCTCAAGGTGAGGGCCGATGGTGACATCATTGCCTATGACTTTGGCATTATGGGTCACATCGATGAGTACACGCGGCGAGTTTATGCAGAGATTCTCTATGGCTTCATCAAGCGCGACTATAGGCGTGTGGCCGAAGTGCATTTTGAAGCGGGCTATGTGCCAGCCAATCAGGATGTCGATGAGTTTGCCCGTGCATTGCGCGCTGTAGGGGAACCCATTTTTGGCATGGATGCGACACATATCTCTATGGGCGGGCTACTCAGCTATCTCTTCGAGGTGACAGAGCGGTTCGGGATGGAGACGCGTACGGAGTTAATCCTCTTGCAGCGGACCATGGTTGTAGTCGAAGGCGTCGCACGGAGCCTCAATCCGCAGATCAACATCTGGCAGGTCGCCAAACCTGTTGTGGAAAACTATATCCGCAAAAACCTGGGTCCCGGTGCCGCGCTTCGGGATTTGCAGAAAACGATGATGGTGTTGTCACGCTATGGGCCACGTTTACCACAGATTGTGGAACAGGCGCTGATAAGGCAGTCGACACCTCAGGTCGAAACCAAACCGGCAATCCGCTGGAAATCTGTGTTTTGGCTTTTCCTGGGTATTGCGCTTGGCGGGATGACAGCCGCTCTGATCACATTACTAAGTTGA
- a CDS encoding LysR substrate-binding domain-containing protein: MSISPPRPKSPPLNALRAFEAAARLGGFAKAAEELSVSPGAISQHIKSLESWVGVALFERQSQGVVLSQTGVRLAPGFIKAFDALGAAVRDLCDEAPERAIQIAALPSVAQLWLPSRMSILRSEFPGTKLSVTALEDPPNLKRDIFDMTFFLGAPTGIREETVLEEDEIFPVCAPNIAARLKAPSDLQAETLILDASWRADWSMWCEAAGLDLRNLEEAAQYSLYALALEEARNGAGVLIGHKSLVRPALRDGSLVAPFQHRVSTGLCLIMTATKRAHALAQRIKGLVT; the protein is encoded by the coding sequence ATGTCCATCTCACCTCCTCGGCCGAAAAGTCCACCTCTGAATGCATTGAGGGCATTTGAAGCCGCCGCGCGACTGGGTGGCTTTGCCAAGGCTGCTGAGGAACTATCTGTCAGTCCGGGTGCGATATCCCAACATATCAAATCGCTTGAGAGCTGGGTGGGCGTGGCGCTGTTCGAACGACAGTCACAGGGCGTTGTGTTGTCTCAAACCGGCGTGCGTTTGGCGCCTGGGTTCATCAAAGCCTTCGATGCGTTGGGCGCGGCAGTACGAGATCTTTGCGATGAAGCACCTGAACGTGCCATCCAGATCGCGGCGCTGCCAAGTGTTGCGCAGCTTTGGCTGCCATCGCGCATGTCAATTTTGCGGTCCGAGTTTCCGGGCACAAAATTATCAGTCACAGCTTTGGAAGACCCTCCAAACCTGAAGCGTGACATCTTTGACATGACGTTTTTCCTTGGGGCACCAACGGGTATCAGGGAAGAGACCGTTCTTGAGGAAGATGAAATATTCCCAGTCTGCGCCCCAAACATTGCGGCCCGCCTTAAAGCACCATCTGATTTGCAAGCCGAAACGCTTATCCTTGATGCGTCTTGGCGGGCTGACTGGAGTATGTGGTGCGAGGCTGCTGGCTTGGACCTTCGGAACTTGGAGGAGGCCGCACAATACTCTCTTTACGCTCTGGCCCTTGAAGAAGCCCGAAACGGTGCAGGCGTCTTGATCGGTCACAAGAGTCTCGTGCGACCTGCGTTACGAGACGGCAGCCTGGTCGCCCCGTTCCAGCATCGAGTTTCCACCGGTCTCTGCCTGATCATGACAGCCACCAAGCGCGCGCATGCTTTGGCCCAACGCATCAAGGGGCTTGTGACCTGA
- the mutM gene encoding bifunctional DNA-formamidopyrimidine glycosylase/DNA-(apurinic or apyrimidinic site) lyase — MPELPEVETVRRGLEPAMTGAKIAKAQVNRPDLRWPFPERMAERLTGATVRGLRRRSKYILADLSSDETLLVHLGMSGRMLVSGDPLGQFVHTHPTPAKHDHVVLDMDNGARITFNDPRRFGAMDLMPTREIDSHPLLAKLGPEPLGNSFDEPYLLRALKAKNTPIKSALLDQRIVAGLGNIYVCEALYRASISPKKRAGGLSKRRAAALVPIIREVLADAIEAGGSSLRDFRQADGELGYFQHRFDVYGREAEPCNRPDCKGTIRRIVQSGRSSFYCAQCQR; from the coding sequence ATGCCTGAACTGCCAGAGGTAGAGACAGTACGTCGCGGCCTGGAACCGGCCATGACAGGTGCAAAAATTGCCAAGGCTCAGGTGAATCGCCCCGATTTGCGCTGGCCCTTCCCCGAACGTATGGCAGAGCGGCTGACGGGTGCCACCGTTCGCGGTCTGCGCCGCCGGTCCAAATACATCCTTGCAGATTTGTCTTCAGACGAAACGCTGCTTGTTCATTTAGGCATGTCTGGGCGTATGTTGGTCTCGGGCGACCCGTTGGGACAGTTCGTTCATACCCACCCAACCCCTGCAAAACATGACCATGTGGTGCTCGATATGGACAATGGCGCGCGCATCACCTTCAACGACCCGCGCCGCTTTGGCGCGATGGATCTGATGCCTACCCGCGAGATCGACAGCCATCCATTGCTGGCCAAACTTGGCCCCGAACCATTGGGCAACAGCTTTGATGAACCTTATCTGCTGCGAGCGCTGAAAGCGAAGAATACACCCATCAAATCCGCCCTTCTGGATCAACGAATCGTTGCCGGTCTGGGAAATATCTACGTCTGTGAAGCTCTTTACCGAGCGTCAATTTCGCCCAAAAAACGCGCAGGGGGCCTGTCAAAACGCCGCGCCGCTGCGTTGGTTCCCATCATCCGAGAGGTGCTGGCCGATGCCATCGAGGCGGGAGGATCCTCTTTGCGCGATTTCCGCCAAGCCGATGGAGAACTTGGATATTTTCAGCACAGATTTGACGTCTACGGTCGCGAAGCAGAGCCCTGCAACCGCCCCGATTGCAAAGGAACAATCCGCCGGATCGTCCAATCAGGTCGATCCAGCTTCTATTGCGCGCAATGCCAAAGATGA
- the rpsT gene encoding 30S ribosomal protein S20: MANTAQSKKRARQNLRRLEINKARRSRIRTYLRKVEEAITSGDKDAAQNALRAAQPELMRGVNKGVFHKNTAARKMSRLAARVKALG, translated from the coding sequence ATGGCTAATACTGCCCAGTCCAAGAAACGCGCACGTCAGAATTTGCGCCGTCTGGAAATCAACAAAGCACGTCGCTCACGGATTCGAACATACCTCCGCAAAGTCGAGGAAGCGATCACATCCGGTGACAAAGATGCCGCACAAAATGCACTCCGCGCGGCTCAACCAGAGCTTATGCGCGGTGTGAACAAAGGTGTGTTTCACAAAAACACGGCTGCACGAAAAATGTCTCGACTGGCCGCCCGGGTCAAAGCTCTGGGCTGA
- the glyA gene encoding serine hydroxymethyltransferase — MHLMKRNWVPEICETLVQEIAAQTAESCSATVLDRISQLVEDNRVIHESACFNLNPATNVMNPRAEAVLAKGLGSRPSLGYPGDKYEMGLEAIEEIEVIAAELAAEIFQAKFAEIRVASGAMGNLYAFMATCQPGDTIIAPPATIGGHVTHHAEGCAGLYGLRSVPAPVNADGFTVDLDALRELAKSEKPKLITIGGSLNLFQHPVAEVREIADEVGAKVLFDAAHQCGLIAGRAWRNPLSEGAHVMTMSTYKSLGGPAGGLVVTNEADLAQRLDAIAFPGMTANFDAAKSAALAITMLDWRDHGKAYANAMIDLSLSLAKALADRDVPVFETRHGLTQSHQFAVEAARYGGGQAASKTLRQAGFLACGIGLPLEAVEADMNGLRIGTPELVRWGVTPDHVPDLADLIAEGLSGNPGDVAPRTQVMRETFNKVHYVN, encoded by the coding sequence ATGCATCTCATGAAAAGGAACTGGGTGCCGGAAATTTGTGAGACGCTAGTTCAAGAAATTGCGGCCCAGACTGCGGAATCTTGCAGTGCTACGGTTCTTGACCGAATTTCTCAGCTGGTTGAAGACAACCGGGTGATCCACGAAAGTGCTTGTTTCAACCTGAATCCCGCCACCAACGTGATGAACCCTCGCGCAGAGGCGGTTCTCGCCAAAGGGCTGGGGTCGCGGCCGTCTCTTGGCTATCCAGGCGACAAGTACGAGATGGGTTTGGAAGCCATCGAAGAGATAGAGGTCATCGCCGCCGAACTGGCTGCTGAGATTTTTCAGGCGAAGTTTGCGGAAATTCGCGTCGCCTCGGGCGCAATGGGAAACCTCTATGCCTTCATGGCCACCTGTCAGCCGGGTGATACGATCATTGCCCCGCCAGCCACGATTGGCGGGCATGTGACGCATCATGCAGAGGGCTGTGCCGGACTCTATGGTCTGCGTTCTGTGCCGGCGCCGGTAAACGCAGATGGGTTTACCGTGGATCTGGATGCGCTTCGCGAGCTTGCCAAATCTGAAAAGCCCAAGCTCATCACCATTGGCGGCAGTCTGAACCTGTTTCAGCATCCGGTGGCGGAGGTGCGCGAGATCGCGGATGAGGTGGGGGCGAAGGTTTTGTTTGATGCCGCCCATCAATGCGGGCTGATTGCCGGGCGCGCATGGCGCAATCCGTTGAGTGAAGGCGCACATGTGATGACGATGAGCACCTACAAGAGCCTTGGTGGCCCCGCTGGCGGTCTTGTCGTGACGAATGAGGCCGACCTGGCCCAGCGCCTTGATGCGATCGCTTTTCCCGGAATGACCGCCAATTTTGATGCAGCAAAATCGGCGGCTCTGGCCATCACCATGCTTGATTGGCGCGACCATGGCAAAGCCTATGCCAATGCGATGATCGACTTGTCGCTCTCTTTGGCCAAGGCGTTGGCGGACCGGGATGTCCCGGTGTTTGAAACGCGACATGGCCTAACGCAATCGCATCAGTTCGCTGTAGAGGCTGCGCGCTATGGCGGTGGGCAGGCCGCATCCAAGACTTTGCGACAGGCCGGTTTTCTCGCTTGCGGTATTGGGCTTCCACTTGAAGCGGTTGAGGCGGACATGAACGGTCTGCGGATTGGCACCCCGGAATTGGTACGTTGGGGCGTGACACCCGACCATGTGCCTGATCTTGCCGATCTGATTGCGGAAGGGTTGTCAGGAAATCCTGGCGACGTGGCCCCGCGCACGCAAGTGATGCGCGAGACCTTCAATAAAGTGCATTATGTGAACTGA
- a CDS encoding AAA family ATPase, whose product MTELCLTHLTLSHFRSHKTARIEGDGRPIALFGPNGAGKTNILEAVSLFLRGAGCADLRRKTWRADQTLSDGN is encoded by the coding sequence ATGACAGAGCTTTGTCTGACACATCTCACACTCTCCCACTTCCGCTCGCACAAAACCGCGCGGATCGAAGGAGACGGTCGGCCTATCGCACTCTTTGGCCCCAATGGCGCTGGCAAGACAAACATCCTCGAAGCGGTCTCACTTTTTCTCCGGGGCGCGGGTTGCGCCGATCTGCGGCGCAAGACATGGCGCGCCGACCAGACGCTATCGGATGGAAACTGA
- the dnaA gene encoding chromosomal replication initiator protein DnaA, with translation MTREQWGQIKQELLETVGRNNFKHWIEPVDLAGITGDVALFDVPNSFHGNYVSQNFGELMLFKVSNMAPEVRRVDFKVAANIAARPSDGTTRSEQAPQPKKTAIRAFDGPLTCAALDDRFTFDTFVVGKPNELAHAAAKRVAEGGPVTFNPLFLYGGVGLGKTHLMHAIAWELETARPDLNVVYLSAEQFMYRFVQALRDRRMMDFKEMFRSVDVLMVDDVQFIAGKDSTQEEFFHTFNALVDQNKQIIISADRAPGEIANLEERIKSRLQCGLVVDLHPTDYELRLGILQTKSGSFLKQYPGLNMADGVLEFLAHRISTNVRVLEGALTRLFAFASLVGHEITLELAQDCLADILRASERKVSIEEIQRQVSEHYNIRLSDMIGPKRVRSFARPRQVAMYLCKQMTSRSLPEIGRRFGGRDHTTVMHGVRRIEELKVQDAQIAEDLEILRRALEG, from the coding sequence ATGACACGGGAACAATGGGGCCAAATCAAACAAGAATTGCTGGAAACAGTAGGGCGCAACAACTTCAAACACTGGATTGAGCCAGTCGATCTTGCAGGGATTACGGGCGACGTCGCACTTTTCGATGTCCCGAATTCTTTTCACGGAAACTACGTATCGCAGAACTTTGGTGAGCTGATGTTGTTCAAGGTCAGCAACATGGCCCCCGAAGTCCGACGTGTGGACTTTAAAGTTGCGGCAAACATTGCCGCCCGTCCCTCAGACGGCACAACACGTTCCGAGCAGGCGCCGCAACCCAAGAAAACTGCGATCCGGGCGTTTGATGGTCCGCTGACTTGCGCGGCTTTAGATGATCGATTCACTTTCGATACCTTCGTGGTGGGCAAGCCCAACGAGCTGGCCCATGCCGCAGCGAAACGAGTCGCTGAAGGCGGCCCTGTGACCTTCAACCCACTCTTTCTCTATGGTGGTGTGGGCCTTGGTAAAACGCACCTCATGCATGCTATCGCGTGGGAGCTTGAAACCGCACGCCCTGACCTCAACGTCGTCTACCTGTCAGCAGAGCAATTCATGTACCGTTTCGTACAAGCCCTGCGCGACCGCCGCATGATGGACTTCAAAGAGATGTTCCGCTCGGTTGACGTCCTCATGGTCGACGACGTGCAGTTCATCGCCGGCAAAGACTCTACCCAAGAGGAATTCTTCCACACATTCAACGCCTTGGTCGACCAAAACAAGCAAATCATCATCTCCGCAGACCGCGCTCCGGGCGAGATCGCAAATCTGGAAGAGCGCATCAAATCCCGCCTGCAATGCGGCCTGGTCGTGGATCTTCACCCCACTGACTATGAGCTTCGTCTTGGCATCCTGCAAACCAAGTCAGGCAGCTTTCTCAAACAATACCCCGGCCTCAACATGGCCGACGGCGTGCTCGAATTCCTCGCGCATCGCATCTCAACCAACGTCCGTGTCCTCGAAGGTGCACTCACCCGGCTTTTCGCCTTCGCATCTCTTGTCGGCCACGAAATCACGCTGGAACTGGCGCAGGATTGCCTCGCCGACATCCTCCGCGCCTCCGAGCGCAAAGTGTCCATCGAAGAAATTCAGCGTCAGGTGTCCGAGCATTACAACATCCGATTGTCCGACATGATCGGCCCCAAACGCGTACGCAGCTTCGCCAGACCCCGTCAAGTCGCCATGTATCTGTGCAAGCAAATGACCAGCCGGTCCTTGCCGGAAATCGGACGCCGATTTGGCGGTCGCGATCACACCACAGTCATGCATGGCGTGCGCCGGATCGAAGAGTTGAAGGTCCAGGACGCCCAGATTGCAGAAGATCTGGAAATCCTGCGGCGCGCACTCGAGGGCTAA
- a CDS encoding nucleotidyltransferase domain-containing protein, with amino-acid sequence MKSPVGPAMRAEIESALTAIEQEDGVRILFAVESGSRAWGFHSPDSDYDVRFVYARPRDWFYKLGKKRDVIERPIDDELDLSGWELSKALELALGSNAVIAEWLQSPIQYRAQPGVIDQLTTFTEQALSRKSVTWHYLSLMRRQKSRVRDPEGRLRVKRWFYILRPALALRWLRLNTSAMPPMDLARLRAGAGLDKSTEDAIDALLVRKMAAKEKATMEGVDLLLEELVDSEWRAAEDWVSEAPRDDIRALWEEASRLHLELSETAFR; translated from the coding sequence ATGAAGTCACCCGTTGGTCCGGCCATGCGTGCCGAAATTGAAAGTGCTCTGACCGCCATCGAGCAGGAAGACGGCGTGCGTATCCTCTTCGCCGTTGAATCCGGGTCCCGGGCCTGGGGGTTTCATTCTCCTGACAGCGACTACGACGTGCGGTTTGTCTATGCCCGTCCGCGCGACTGGTTCTACAAACTGGGCAAGAAGCGCGATGTCATTGAGCGACCCATCGACGACGAGCTTGATCTCTCCGGCTGGGAGCTTTCCAAGGCGCTTGAACTGGCGCTGGGGTCGAATGCCGTGATTGCGGAATGGCTACAGTCACCCATCCAGTACCGCGCCCAGCCGGGCGTCATAGACCAATTGACGACGTTCACGGAGCAGGCCCTGAGCCGCAAGTCTGTGACATGGCACTACCTGTCCCTGATGCGGCGTCAGAAATCTCGCGTGCGCGATCCAGAGGGACGTCTGCGGGTCAAGCGTTGGTTCTACATTCTGCGCCCTGCATTGGCGTTGCGATGGTTGCGGCTCAACACTTCTGCCATGCCGCCGATGGATTTGGCCCGCCTGCGAGCCGGTGCTGGCCTCGACAAGAGCACCGAAGACGCCATTGATGCACTGTTGGTTCGGAAGATGGCGGCCAAGGAGAAAGCCACAATGGAGGGGGTCGATCTCTTGCTAGAGGAGCTTGTGGACTCCGAATGGCGCGCCGCCGAAGATTGGGTGTCTGAAGCCCCCAGAGACGACATCCGCGCGCTGTGGGAAGAGGCCTCACGACTGCACCTTGAACTGTCTGAGACTGCCTTCAGGTAG
- a CDS encoding enoyl-CoA hydratase: MAYETIIVEVEDHVAKITLNRPDALNALNSQLLSELVDALQDAQGNDKVRCIVLTGSDKAFAAGADIKMMAEKSFVEVFSGDLFGPEADAIMRVRKPIIAAVSGYALGGGCELAMMCDFIIASDTAKFGQPEINLGVMAGLGGSQRLTRFIGKSKSMDMNLTGRFMDAEEAERAGLVSRVVPAKKLLDEAMSAAQKIAEKSMVSVMAVKEAVNRSYEVPLAEGLLFERRVFHSLFATEDQKEGMAAFAEKREAQFRDK, encoded by the coding sequence ATGGCCTATGAGACGATCATCGTCGAAGTAGAAGACCACGTCGCCAAAATCACCCTGAACCGCCCCGATGCTTTGAACGCTCTTAACAGTCAGTTGTTGAGCGAACTGGTCGATGCCCTTCAGGATGCGCAAGGCAACGACAAAGTGCGCTGCATTGTGCTCACCGGTTCCGATAAAGCCTTCGCTGCGGGGGCAGACATCAAGATGATGGCCGAGAAAAGCTTCGTCGAGGTATTTTCCGGTGACCTCTTTGGACCCGAGGCCGACGCGATCATGCGCGTCCGTAAACCCATCATCGCCGCCGTCTCTGGCTACGCACTGGGCGGCGGGTGCGAATTGGCAATGATGTGCGACTTTATCATCGCCTCAGACACCGCCAAATTCGGCCAGCCCGAGATCAATCTTGGTGTGATGGCCGGTCTTGGCGGTTCGCAACGTCTGACACGCTTTATTGGCAAATCCAAATCCATGGACATGAACCTCACCGGTCGCTTCATGGATGCCGAAGAAGCCGAACGCGCGGGCCTCGTCAGCCGTGTGGTCCCTGCCAAAAAGCTGCTGGATGAGGCCATGAGCGCCGCTCAGAAGATCGCAGAGAAATCGATGGTCAGCGTGATGGCTGTCAAAGAAGCGGTCAATCGCTCGTACGAAGTGCCACTTGCCGAAGGCTTGCTATTCGAACGCCGCGTCTTTCACTCGCTTTTCGCCACCGAAGACCAAAAAGAGGGCATGGCCGCCTTTGCGGAAAAGCGCGAGGCGCAGTTCCGCGACAAGTAA
- the ubiE gene encoding bifunctional demethylmenaquinone methyltransferase/2-methoxy-6-polyprenyl-1,4-benzoquinol methylase UbiE: MTEKTTHFGFEDIPESQKAGRVQGVFGSVASKYDVMNDAMSFGIHRIWKDAMMDWLAPRAGQKLLDVAGGTGDIAFRFLNRAGSGHATVLDLTEPMLVEGRKRADAEQKADQLEWIVGDAMVLPFEDNSFDVYTISFGIRNVTRPEEALAEAYRVLKPGGRLMVLEFSQIPNDMMQKAYDLYSFNIIPRMGQMIANDRDSYQYLVESIRKFPDQETFLRMIQAAGFEQAKYRNLSMGIACLHSGWKI, from the coding sequence ATGACCGAGAAAACAACACATTTTGGATTTGAAGATATCCCCGAAAGCCAGAAGGCCGGGCGGGTGCAAGGCGTCTTTGGGTCTGTGGCGTCGAAGTACGATGTGATGAACGATGCCATGTCCTTTGGCATTCACCGCATCTGGAAAGACGCGATGATGGACTGGCTTGCGCCAAGGGCTGGTCAAAAACTATTGGATGTGGCCGGCGGCACCGGGGACATCGCCTTTCGGTTTCTGAACCGCGCGGGCAGCGGTCATGCGACGGTTCTTGATCTGACAGAGCCAATGTTGGTCGAAGGGCGCAAGCGTGCCGATGCTGAACAGAAGGCCGATCAGCTGGAATGGATCGTCGGCGATGCCATGGTCTTGCCATTTGAGGACAACAGTTTTGATGTCTATACGATCAGCTTTGGCATTCGAAACGTGACACGCCCAGAGGAGGCTTTGGCTGAGGCATACCGGGTTCTCAAACCGGGCGGGCGGCTTATGGTTCTAGAGTTTAGCCAAATCCCCAACGACATGATGCAGAAGGCCTATGATCTTTATAGTTTCAACATCATTCCGCGCATGGGTCAGATGATCGCCAATGATCGCGATAGCTATCAGTATCTGGTCGAATCGATCCGCAAATTTCCGGACCAAGAAACATTTCTCAGGATGATCCAAGCTGCGGGATTCGAGCAGGCCAAGTACCGCAATCTGAGCATGGGCATCGCCTGTTTGCATTCCGGTTGGAAAATCTAA
- the dnaN gene encoding DNA polymerase III subunit beta gives MKLSIERSTLLKAVSQAQSVVERRNTIPILANVLIEAEGDSVLFRATDLDIEVLDKAPAQVERAGATTVSAVTLHEIVRKLPDGALVTLADDGTSGRLTVEAGRSNFSLATLPKEDFPVMASSEYTSNFSAKAPELRRLFDKSKFAISTEETRYYLNGVYMHVAEGQGGKMLRCVATDGHRLARIDSELPDGADNMPGVIVPRKTVGELRKLLEDDDMSIAVSVSETKVRFSTPNITLTSKVIDGSFPDYTRVIPQGNTRKLEVDAAEFAQAVDRVATVSSERSRAVKLALDEDRLVLSVNAPDSGAAEEELAVAYGDERLEIGFNAKYLLEIASQVDRENAVFMFNSSGDPTLMREGNDTSAVYVVMPMRV, from the coding sequence ATGAAACTCAGCATTGAACGCAGCACGCTATTGAAAGCCGTGTCTCAGGCCCAGTCGGTCGTTGAAAGACGCAACACTATTCCGATCCTCGCTAATGTGCTGATCGAGGCCGAAGGGGACTCTGTCCTCTTCCGCGCCACGGATCTTGATATCGAAGTGCTCGACAAGGCTCCGGCTCAGGTGGAGCGCGCAGGCGCCACGACGGTGTCCGCTGTCACGCTGCATGAGATTGTGCGTAAATTGCCGGACGGTGCGTTGGTGACACTGGCCGACGATGGCACCAGCGGGCGTCTGACGGTCGAGGCCGGGCGCTCAAACTTTTCACTGGCCACCTTGCCGAAAGAGGATTTCCCGGTGATGGCCTCATCGGAATACACCAGCAACTTTTCTGCCAAAGCGCCCGAACTACGCCGCCTCTTCGACAAATCAAAATTTGCGATATCGACCGAAGAAACCCGGTACTACCTGAACGGCGTCTATATGCATGTGGCCGAGGGTCAGGGTGGCAAGATGCTGCGCTGTGTCGCCACCGATGGTCATCGGCTGGCGCGCATCGACTCAGAGTTGCCCGATGGGGCGGATAATATGCCGGGCGTGATCGTGCCGCGCAAAACCGTGGGTGAGTTACGCAAACTCCTGGAAGATGACGACATGAGCATAGCGGTGTCGGTGTCTGAGACCAAGGTGCGGTTCTCCACACCGAACATCACGCTGACCTCCAAGGTAATCGACGGCAGTTTCCCGGACTACACACGCGTCATCCCGCAAGGCAACACGCGCAAGCTAGAAGTAGATGCGGCTGAGTTTGCTCAGGCGGTTGATCGGGTCGCAACCGTGAGTTCTGAACGCTCTCGCGCGGTGAAACTGGCACTCGATGAGGACCGTTTGGTGCTCTCCGTGAATGCCCCTGACAGTGGCGCTGCGGAAGAGGAGCTGGCCGTTGCATACGGGGACGAACGGTTGGAGATTGGGTTCAACGCCAAGTATCTCCTTGAAATCGCAAGTCAAGTTGATCGGGAAAACGCTGTTTTCATGTTTAACTCCTCCGGCGACCCGACCCTGATGCGTGAGGGGAATGATACCTCTGCGGTCTACGTCGTCATGCCGATGCGGGTGTGA